A genomic stretch from Actinomycetota bacterium includes:
- a CDS encoding carboxymuconolactone decarboxylase family protein, with translation MPRVPVHTVDDAPDGSRDLLKGLKAKHGKVLNIHGEMAHAPAVIDLYVSAEKAISEKTSLDLATRKAIHLAVSAVNGCGYCQSAYTVGCKKAGFDEDQTVAIREGREREFDEKLSALLAVAREVAGNTGYVEDGTWQTAIDAGWSDVEILEAFADTIRAIVTNYFNHLTGTEIDLPLAPGLDEG, from the coding sequence ATGCCACGCGTACCCGTCCATACCGTCGATGACGCACCTGACGGGAGCCGGGACCTGCTCAAGGGTCTGAAGGCGAAACATGGCAAGGTCCTGAACATCCACGGCGAGATGGCGCACGCCCCGGCGGTGATCGACCTGTACGTGTCCGCTGAGAAGGCGATCAGCGAGAAGACCTCGCTGGATCTGGCCACACGCAAGGCGATCCACCTCGCGGTCTCCGCGGTGAACGGTTGCGGGTACTGCCAGTCGGCGTACACGGTGGGCTGCAAGAAGGCGGGGTTCGACGAGGACCAGACGGTCGCGATCCGCGAGGGCCGCGAGCGCGAGTTCGACGAGAAGCTGTCGGCGTTGCTGGCGGTCGCGCGGGAGGTCGCCGGGAACACCGGTTACGTCGAAGACGGCACCTGGCAGACCGCGATCGATGCGGGCTGGTCGGACGTGGAGATCCTCGAGGCGTTCGCGGACACGATCCGGGCGATCGTGACCAACTACTTCAACCACCTGACCGGCACCGAGATCGACCTGCCGCTCGCGCCCGGACTCGACGAGGGATGA